From the Primulina tabacum isolate GXHZ01 chromosome 3, ASM2559414v2, whole genome shotgun sequence genome, one window contains:
- the LOC142539151 gene encoding uncharacterized protein LOC142539151, translated as MNSNNSANSSEDLYDNEPIDDNKTDKKKGRGTSKLKMISGQDKRKEVERNDLGQPIGDNSVKYTSFLGCMIKEFVPYTLDGWNDIDEEVKDMMWSCLQMTYKVEDWEKKSIFQKLAKLWRNRKSKLQILVREANTSRVASRNLSLLKPEFMDQNQRDLFVKRTLSPTFQEKIERFRAMRLKQDHIHTMSRRGYARLTQIMEKTTQGDTKITRSQVWIEGHKKKNGEPSTQAVVEKMKQIQECPTEFQNTTNIADDTISLVFGKEVRGRLRGMSFGVTPSKVGAYVQQNDTVKQLQDTVHNLQQEMQEMKSMFLQSTRQQNKQEQWWQW; from the exons ATGAACTCTAACAATTCAGCTAATTCATCCGAAGATTTGTATGATAATGAACCGATTGATGACAACAAAACCGATAAGAAAAAAGGTCGGGGAACATCAAAGTTGAAAATGATTAGTGGTCAAGACAAGCGCAAAGAGGTGGAGCGTAATGATTTAGGACAACCGATTGGAGATAATTCAGTTAAATACACATCTTTTCTAGGTTGCATGATAAAGGAATTTGTGCCATATACATTGGATGGATGGAATGACATAGATGAAGAAGTGAAGGATATGATGTGGAGTTGTCTTCAG ATGACTTATAAAGTTGAAGattgggaaaaaaaatcaatttttcaaaAGTTAGCTAAATTGTGGCGCAATAGAAAATCCAAACTGCAGATACTTGTACGAGAAGCTAATACAAGTCGAGTGGCTTCACGAAATCTTAGTCTTTTGAAGCCCGAATTTATGGACCAAAATCAAAGAGATTTGTTTGTAAAGAGGACACTATCACCTACCTTTCAA GAAAAGATTGAAAGATTTAGAGCAATGAGGCTAAAACAAGACCATATTCACACAATGAGTCGGAGAGGTTATGCTCGTTTGACTCAAATTATg GAGAAGACAACTCAGGGAGATACAAAAATTACAAGATCGCAAGTTTGGATTGAAGGGCACAAGAAAAAAAACGGGGAACCTAGTACTCAAGCTGTTGTAGAGAAAATG AAACAAATACAAGAATGTCCAACTGAATTTCAAAACACAACTAACATTGCTGATGATACAATTAGCCTTGTGTTTGGCAAGGAAGTTCGGGGTAGATTGCGTGGGATGAGCTTCGGAGTTACACCATCAAAAGTTGGAGCTTATGTACAACAAAATGACACTGTTAAACAACTTCAAGATACGGTGCATAACCTTCAACAAGAAATGCAAGAAATGAAGTCCATGTTTTTACAAAGTACGAGAcaacaaaataaacaagaacaa TGGTGGCAATGGTAG
- the LOC142539150 gene encoding uncharacterized protein LOC142539150 has translation MSGTRSADNRYQLGEGDGCLSAKVSDLDLWHQKLGHVSINTLKNLRKFDAVRDLTVKKSEDDVEELLDISEPLTRNSVESGVETSEATPSTTPPLNQIEIVDNDNDDNDDVVINCEREIPNKIQKNHPSSQIIGELHDGVQTRNKEKVDYCKMIGLICMSSTFSQPISVNLRDLNILTTWTMSTN, from the exons ATGTCAGGTACTCGTTCTGCTGACAATCGCTATCAATTGGGAGAAGGTGATGGTTGCCTAAGTGCCAAGGTGAGTGATTTAgacctatggcatcaaaaactggGACACGTGAGTATCAATACCTTGAAGAATCTGCGTAAGTTTGATGCTGTGAGAG ATCTGACAGTTAAAAAATCGGAGGATGATGTAGAAGAATTGCTGGATATAAGTGAGCCACTGACCAGAAACAGTGTTGAGTCTGGTGTTGAGACCAGTGAAGCAACACCAAGCACAACACCGCCTCTGAACCAAATAGAAATTGTGGATAATGATAACGATGATAATGATGATGTGGTGATCAATTGTGAAAGAGAAATTCCCAACAAGATTCAGAAGAATCATCCATCATCACAAATCATTGGTGAATTACATGATGGTGTGCAAACAAGAAACAAAGAAAAGGTGGACTACTGCAAAATGATTGGTTTAATCTGCATGAGCTCCACATTTTCCCAGCCTATATCAGTCAACCTAAGGGATTTGAACATACTCACCACGTGGACCATGTCTACAAATTGA
- the LOC142541109 gene encoding putative NOT transcription complex subunit VIP2 isoform X3, translating into MPGSLGLRNTAMNNITSGGTQQAAGNLSSGRFASNNLPVAFSQISHNNAHGHSGMSSKGGMGVAGNQGYSSTNGGGGSVPGILPSSAATGNRMAVPGFGVSPVLGNAGPHITSSVGNIAGGGNIGRTINTGGGLSMPGFSSRINLSFNSSAGNLNVHGQSRLMGGMLQQASPQVLSMLSNSYPTAGGSLTHNHVQAVNNLGGMSMLNDVNSNDGAPFDVNDFPQLSSRPSSSGGPQGQLGSLRKQGLNPIAQQNQEFSIESEDFPALPGFKGGNGDYSIDLQPKDQLHDSSVSMMQPHHFSMAHSAGYNLGAIYSPFRQQQHHAQSANGSATYMNINNQDLLHLHGSEMFPSPHPTFHSQSSGHPGLGLRPSNFPSSVSGTGSYDQLLQQYQQYHNPSRFFLQQMSRVDQSYRDQGNKLMQSSLSASDPFSLLGLLKVIRMSDPDLTALSLGMDLTTLGLNLNSAENLHKTFGSPWSDEPSKGDPEFTVPQCYYAKQPPPLSYA; encoded by the exons ATGCCAGGATCACTTGGGTTGAGGAATACTGCCATGAATAACATTACTTCAGGAGGGACACAACAAGCTGCAGGAAACCTTTCTAGCGGGCGATTTGCATCAAATAATCTTCCAGTTGCATTTTCTCAA ATATCTCACAATAATGCACATGGTCACTCAGGAATGTCTTCTAAAGGTGGTATGGGTGTTGCTGGAAACCAAGGCTATAGTAGCACTAATGGAGGTGGTGGTTCTGTTCCTGGAATTCTACCGTCCTCTGCTGCTACTGGTAATCGGATGGCTGTACCTGGTTTTGGTGTGTCTCCTGTTCTGGGAAATGCAGGGCCACACATTACAAGCTCAGTGGGGAACATTGCTGGTGGCGGCAACATTGGAAGAACTATTAACACTGGTGGAGGACTATCTATGCCTGGGTTTTCTTCTCGCATAAATTTATCATTCAATAGTAGTGCTGGAAATCTAAATGTGCATGGGCAATCTAGGCTGATGGGTGGTATGCTTCAACAAG cttCCCCACAGGTTTTATCCATGTTGAGCAATTCTTACCCTACTGCCGGTGGCTCTTTAACTCACAATCATGTTCAGGCTGTGAATAACCTTGGTGGTATGAGTATGTTAAATGATGTGAATTCCAATGATGGTGCCCCTTTTGATGTTAACGATTTCCCCCAGCTTTCTAGTCGTCCTAGTTCTTCTGGAGGTCCTCAAGGACAACTAG GGTCATTAAGGAAACAAGGTCTTAACCCTATAGCTCAACAAAATCAAGAATTTAGCATTGAGAGTGAAGATTTTCCAGCTTTGCCTGGATTTAAAG GTGGAAATGGTGATTATTCTATTGATTTGCAACCGAAGGATCAACTACATGATAGTTCTGTTTCTATGATGCAGCCACACCATTTTTCT ATGGCACATTCTGCTGGTTACAATCTGGGAGCAATATACTCTCCTTTTCGGCAACAACAGCATCATGCTCAATCGGCAAATGGCAGTGCTACCTACATGAATATTAACAATCAAGATCTACTCCATTTACATGGTTCAGAGATGTTTCCATCTCCCCATCCAACCTTCCATTCACAG AGCAGTGGACACCCTGGCCTGGGATTGCGACCTTCGAATTTTCCAAGTTCAGTATCTGGCACAGGGTCATATGACCAGCTCTTGCAGCAATATCAGCAGTATCATAATCCATCTCGTTTTTTCCTTCAGCAAATGTCTCGTGTTGACCAATCATACAGGGATCAAGGAAATAAATTAATGCAATCCTCACTGTCTGCTTCCGATCCATTTTCTTTGCTTGGTTTGTTAAAGGTCATAAGAATGAGTGATCCTGATTTGACGGCTCTTTCTCTTGGAATGGACCTAACTACCCTTGGACTGAACTTGAATTCTGCGGAAAATCTCCACAAGACATTTGGCTCCCCATGGTCAGATGAGCCTTCCAAGGGAGATCCTGAATTCACTGTGCCACAGTGTTATTATGCTAAGCAACCACCACCTCTAAGT TATGCCTAA
- the LOC142541109 gene encoding putative NOT transcription complex subunit VIP2 isoform X4, with amino-acid sequence MPGSLGLRNTAMNNITSGGTQQAAGNLSSGRFASNNLPVAFSQISHNNAHGHSGMSSKGGMGVAGNQGYSSTNGGGGSVPGILPSSAATGNRMAVPGFGVSPVLGNAGPHITSSVGNIAGGGNIGRTINTGGGLSMPGFSSRINLSFNSSAGNLNVHGQSRLMGGMLQQASPQVLSMLSNSYPTAGGSLTHNHVQAVNNLGGMSMLNDVNSNDGAPFDVNDFPQLSSRPSSSGGPQGQLGSLRKQGLNPIAQQNQEFSIESEDFPALPGFKGGNGDYSIDLQPKDQLHDSSVSMMQPHHFSMAHSAGYNLGAIYSPFRQQQHHAQSANGSATYMNINNQDLLHLHGSEMFPSPHPTFHSQSSGHPGLGLRPSNFPSSVSGTGSYDQLLQQYQQYHNPSRFFLQQMSRVDQSYRDQGNKLMQSSLSASDPFSLLGLLKVIRMSDPDLTALSLGMDLTTLGLNLNSAENLHKTFGSPWSDEPSKGDPEFTVPQCYYAKQPPPLSV; translated from the exons ATGCCAGGATCACTTGGGTTGAGGAATACTGCCATGAATAACATTACTTCAGGAGGGACACAACAAGCTGCAGGAAACCTTTCTAGCGGGCGATTTGCATCAAATAATCTTCCAGTTGCATTTTCTCAA ATATCTCACAATAATGCACATGGTCACTCAGGAATGTCTTCTAAAGGTGGTATGGGTGTTGCTGGAAACCAAGGCTATAGTAGCACTAATGGAGGTGGTGGTTCTGTTCCTGGAATTCTACCGTCCTCTGCTGCTACTGGTAATCGGATGGCTGTACCTGGTTTTGGTGTGTCTCCTGTTCTGGGAAATGCAGGGCCACACATTACAAGCTCAGTGGGGAACATTGCTGGTGGCGGCAACATTGGAAGAACTATTAACACTGGTGGAGGACTATCTATGCCTGGGTTTTCTTCTCGCATAAATTTATCATTCAATAGTAGTGCTGGAAATCTAAATGTGCATGGGCAATCTAGGCTGATGGGTGGTATGCTTCAACAAG cttCCCCACAGGTTTTATCCATGTTGAGCAATTCTTACCCTACTGCCGGTGGCTCTTTAACTCACAATCATGTTCAGGCTGTGAATAACCTTGGTGGTATGAGTATGTTAAATGATGTGAATTCCAATGATGGTGCCCCTTTTGATGTTAACGATTTCCCCCAGCTTTCTAGTCGTCCTAGTTCTTCTGGAGGTCCTCAAGGACAACTAG GGTCATTAAGGAAACAAGGTCTTAACCCTATAGCTCAACAAAATCAAGAATTTAGCATTGAGAGTGAAGATTTTCCAGCTTTGCCTGGATTTAAAG GTGGAAATGGTGATTATTCTATTGATTTGCAACCGAAGGATCAACTACATGATAGTTCTGTTTCTATGATGCAGCCACACCATTTTTCT ATGGCACATTCTGCTGGTTACAATCTGGGAGCAATATACTCTCCTTTTCGGCAACAACAGCATCATGCTCAATCGGCAAATGGCAGTGCTACCTACATGAATATTAACAATCAAGATCTACTCCATTTACATGGTTCAGAGATGTTTCCATCTCCCCATCCAACCTTCCATTCACAG AGCAGTGGACACCCTGGCCTGGGATTGCGACCTTCGAATTTTCCAAGTTCAGTATCTGGCACAGGGTCATATGACCAGCTCTTGCAGCAATATCAGCAGTATCATAATCCATCTCGTTTTTTCCTTCAGCAAATGTCTCGTGTTGACCAATCATACAGGGATCAAGGAAATAAATTAATGCAATCCTCACTGTCTGCTTCCGATCCATTTTCTTTGCTTGGTTTGTTAAAGGTCATAAGAATGAGTGATCCTGATTTGACGGCTCTTTCTCTTGGAATGGACCTAACTACCCTTGGACTGAACTTGAATTCTGCGGAAAATCTCCACAAGACATTTGGCTCCCCATGGTCAGATGAGCCTTCCAAGGGAGATCCTGAATTCACTGTGCCACAGTGTTATTATGCTAAGCAACCACCACCTCTAAGT GTATAA
- the LOC142541109 gene encoding putative NOT transcription complex subunit VIP2 isoform X1: protein MPGSLGLRNTAMNNITSGGTQQAAGNLSSGRFASNNLPVAFSQISHNNAHGHSGMSSKGGMGVAGNQGYSSTNGGGGSVPGILPSSAATGNRMAVPGFGVSPVLGNAGPHITSSVGNIAGGGNIGRTINTGGGLSMPGFSSRINLSFNSSAGNLNVHGQSRLMGGMLQQASPQVLSMLSNSYPTAGGSLTHNHVQAVNNLGGMSMLNDVNSNDGAPFDVNDFPQLSSRPSSSGGPQGQLGSLRKQGLNPIAQQNQEFSIESEDFPALPGFKGGNGDYSIDLQPKDQLHDSSVSMMQPHHFSMAHSAGYNLGAIYSPFRQQQHHAQSANGSATYMNINNQDLLHLHGSEMFPSPHPTFHSQSSGHPGLGLRPSNFPSSVSGTGSYDQLLQQYQQYHNPSRFFLQQMSRVDQSYRDQGNKLMQSSLSASDPFSLLGLLKVIRMSDPDLTALSLGMDLTTLGLNLNSAENLHKTFGSPWSDEPSKGDPEFTVPQCYYAKQPPPLSQAYFSKLQLDTLFYIFYSMPKDETQLYSANELYNRGWFYHKEHRLWFKRVTNMEPLIKTNSYERSSFIGFDPNTWETMRKDNFVLDYEMLEKRPALPQH, encoded by the exons ATGCCAGGATCACTTGGGTTGAGGAATACTGCCATGAATAACATTACTTCAGGAGGGACACAACAAGCTGCAGGAAACCTTTCTAGCGGGCGATTTGCATCAAATAATCTTCCAGTTGCATTTTCTCAA ATATCTCACAATAATGCACATGGTCACTCAGGAATGTCTTCTAAAGGTGGTATGGGTGTTGCTGGAAACCAAGGCTATAGTAGCACTAATGGAGGTGGTGGTTCTGTTCCTGGAATTCTACCGTCCTCTGCTGCTACTGGTAATCGGATGGCTGTACCTGGTTTTGGTGTGTCTCCTGTTCTGGGAAATGCAGGGCCACACATTACAAGCTCAGTGGGGAACATTGCTGGTGGCGGCAACATTGGAAGAACTATTAACACTGGTGGAGGACTATCTATGCCTGGGTTTTCTTCTCGCATAAATTTATCATTCAATAGTAGTGCTGGAAATCTAAATGTGCATGGGCAATCTAGGCTGATGGGTGGTATGCTTCAACAAG cttCCCCACAGGTTTTATCCATGTTGAGCAATTCTTACCCTACTGCCGGTGGCTCTTTAACTCACAATCATGTTCAGGCTGTGAATAACCTTGGTGGTATGAGTATGTTAAATGATGTGAATTCCAATGATGGTGCCCCTTTTGATGTTAACGATTTCCCCCAGCTTTCTAGTCGTCCTAGTTCTTCTGGAGGTCCTCAAGGACAACTAG GGTCATTAAGGAAACAAGGTCTTAACCCTATAGCTCAACAAAATCAAGAATTTAGCATTGAGAGTGAAGATTTTCCAGCTTTGCCTGGATTTAAAG GTGGAAATGGTGATTATTCTATTGATTTGCAACCGAAGGATCAACTACATGATAGTTCTGTTTCTATGATGCAGCCACACCATTTTTCT ATGGCACATTCTGCTGGTTACAATCTGGGAGCAATATACTCTCCTTTTCGGCAACAACAGCATCATGCTCAATCGGCAAATGGCAGTGCTACCTACATGAATATTAACAATCAAGATCTACTCCATTTACATGGTTCAGAGATGTTTCCATCTCCCCATCCAACCTTCCATTCACAG AGCAGTGGACACCCTGGCCTGGGATTGCGACCTTCGAATTTTCCAAGTTCAGTATCTGGCACAGGGTCATATGACCAGCTCTTGCAGCAATATCAGCAGTATCATAATCCATCTCGTTTTTTCCTTCAGCAAATGTCTCGTGTTGACCAATCATACAGGGATCAAGGAAATAAATTAATGCAATCCTCACTGTCTGCTTCCGATCCATTTTCTTTGCTTGGTTTGTTAAAGGTCATAAGAATGAGTGATCCTGATTTGACGGCTCTTTCTCTTGGAATGGACCTAACTACCCTTGGACTGAACTTGAATTCTGCGGAAAATCTCCACAAGACATTTGGCTCCCCATGGTCAGATGAGCCTTCCAAGGGAGATCCTGAATTCACTGTGCCACAGTGTTATTATGCTAAGCAACCACCACCTCTAAGT CAAGCATacttctcaaagttacaatTAGACactttgttttatattttttatag TATGCCTAAGGATGAAACCCAGTTGTATTCAGCAAATGAATT GTATAACAGAGGTTGGTTCTATCACAAGGAGCACCGATTATGGTTTAAAAGGGTCACTAACATGGAGCCTCTTATCAAGACGAATTCATACGAGAGAAGTTCTTTTATTGGCTTTGATCCAAACACATGGGAGACAATGCGCAAG GATAATTTTGTTCTCGATTATGAGATGCTGGAAAAAAGACCAGCTCTGCCTCAACATTGA
- the LOC142541109 gene encoding putative NOT transcription complex subunit VIP2 isoform X2 produces MNNITSGGTQQAAGNLSSGRFASNNLPVAFSQISHNNAHGHSGMSSKGGMGVAGNQGYSSTNGGGGSVPGILPSSAATGNRMAVPGFGVSPVLGNAGPHITSSVGNIAGGGNIGRTINTGGGLSMPGFSSRINLSFNSSAGNLNVHGQSRLMGGMLQQASPQVLSMLSNSYPTAGGSLTHNHVQAVNNLGGMSMLNDVNSNDGAPFDVNDFPQLSSRPSSSGGPQGQLGSLRKQGLNPIAQQNQEFSIESEDFPALPGFKGGNGDYSIDLQPKDQLHDSSVSMMQPHHFSMAHSAGYNLGAIYSPFRQQQHHAQSANGSATYMNINNQDLLHLHGSEMFPSPHPTFHSQSSGHPGLGLRPSNFPSSVSGTGSYDQLLQQYQQYHNPSRFFLQQMSRVDQSYRDQGNKLMQSSLSASDPFSLLGLLKVIRMSDPDLTALSLGMDLTTLGLNLNSAENLHKTFGSPWSDEPSKGDPEFTVPQCYYAKQPPPLSQAYFSKLQLDTLFYIFYSMPKDETQLYSANELYNRGWFYHKEHRLWFKRVTNMEPLIKTNSYERSSFIGFDPNTWETMRKDNFVLDYEMLEKRPALPQH; encoded by the exons ATGAATAACATTACTTCAGGAGGGACACAACAAGCTGCAGGAAACCTTTCTAGCGGGCGATTTGCATCAAATAATCTTCCAGTTGCATTTTCTCAA ATATCTCACAATAATGCACATGGTCACTCAGGAATGTCTTCTAAAGGTGGTATGGGTGTTGCTGGAAACCAAGGCTATAGTAGCACTAATGGAGGTGGTGGTTCTGTTCCTGGAATTCTACCGTCCTCTGCTGCTACTGGTAATCGGATGGCTGTACCTGGTTTTGGTGTGTCTCCTGTTCTGGGAAATGCAGGGCCACACATTACAAGCTCAGTGGGGAACATTGCTGGTGGCGGCAACATTGGAAGAACTATTAACACTGGTGGAGGACTATCTATGCCTGGGTTTTCTTCTCGCATAAATTTATCATTCAATAGTAGTGCTGGAAATCTAAATGTGCATGGGCAATCTAGGCTGATGGGTGGTATGCTTCAACAAG cttCCCCACAGGTTTTATCCATGTTGAGCAATTCTTACCCTACTGCCGGTGGCTCTTTAACTCACAATCATGTTCAGGCTGTGAATAACCTTGGTGGTATGAGTATGTTAAATGATGTGAATTCCAATGATGGTGCCCCTTTTGATGTTAACGATTTCCCCCAGCTTTCTAGTCGTCCTAGTTCTTCTGGAGGTCCTCAAGGACAACTAG GGTCATTAAGGAAACAAGGTCTTAACCCTATAGCTCAACAAAATCAAGAATTTAGCATTGAGAGTGAAGATTTTCCAGCTTTGCCTGGATTTAAAG GTGGAAATGGTGATTATTCTATTGATTTGCAACCGAAGGATCAACTACATGATAGTTCTGTTTCTATGATGCAGCCACACCATTTTTCT ATGGCACATTCTGCTGGTTACAATCTGGGAGCAATATACTCTCCTTTTCGGCAACAACAGCATCATGCTCAATCGGCAAATGGCAGTGCTACCTACATGAATATTAACAATCAAGATCTACTCCATTTACATGGTTCAGAGATGTTTCCATCTCCCCATCCAACCTTCCATTCACAG AGCAGTGGACACCCTGGCCTGGGATTGCGACCTTCGAATTTTCCAAGTTCAGTATCTGGCACAGGGTCATATGACCAGCTCTTGCAGCAATATCAGCAGTATCATAATCCATCTCGTTTTTTCCTTCAGCAAATGTCTCGTGTTGACCAATCATACAGGGATCAAGGAAATAAATTAATGCAATCCTCACTGTCTGCTTCCGATCCATTTTCTTTGCTTGGTTTGTTAAAGGTCATAAGAATGAGTGATCCTGATTTGACGGCTCTTTCTCTTGGAATGGACCTAACTACCCTTGGACTGAACTTGAATTCTGCGGAAAATCTCCACAAGACATTTGGCTCCCCATGGTCAGATGAGCCTTCCAAGGGAGATCCTGAATTCACTGTGCCACAGTGTTATTATGCTAAGCAACCACCACCTCTAAGT CAAGCATacttctcaaagttacaatTAGACactttgttttatattttttatag TATGCCTAAGGATGAAACCCAGTTGTATTCAGCAAATGAATT GTATAACAGAGGTTGGTTCTATCACAAGGAGCACCGATTATGGTTTAAAAGGGTCACTAACATGGAGCCTCTTATCAAGACGAATTCATACGAGAGAAGTTCTTTTATTGGCTTTGATCCAAACACATGGGAGACAATGCGCAAG GATAATTTTGTTCTCGATTATGAGATGCTGGAAAAAAGACCAGCTCTGCCTCAACATTGA